GAAGTTCGAGCAGACGGCCGAGGGACTCGACGTCGACGCGCTCCGCAAGCTCGCCGACGAACTGGCCTCGGTGGCCGGGGTGTTGCTCAACGAGTCGATTGTGCTCAAGCATCTCGCTGATCCCGCCGATGACTCCGAACCGCGAGTCCGCATGGCCGACAAGCTGTTCGGTGGCAAGGTCGGCGCGCCGACCCTGGAACTGGTCACCACCGCGGTGGCGCAGCGCTGGTCGGTGGAGGGCAACCTCGTGGACGCCATCGAGCACGTCGCACGGCTGGCGTTGCTGGTCGGCGCCGATCGTGCCGGCGAGGGCGAGCAGGTCGAGGACCAGCTGTTCCGGTTCGGCCGGGTGCTCGACGAGGAGCCCCGCCTGTCGGCGCTGCTGTCCGACGACACCGTGCCCGCCGACCGTCGGGTGGCGCTGCTGGACAAGATCCTCGGCACCGCCGTCGGGACGGCCAACGCAACCACGTCGGCTCTGCTGACCCAGACTGTCGAGCTCCTGCGCGGGGATCGTGCCGATGCAGCGGTTGCTGACCTGGCCGAACTCGCGGTCGCTCGCCGGGGCGAGATCGTCGCGCATGTCACGGCGGCAGCCGAACTCAGCGATGCTCAGCGCACCCGCCTCACCGAGGTCCTCGGCCGCATCTACAGCCACCCGGTGGCGGTGCAGCTGAATATCGACCCGGCTCTGCTGGGTGGACTGCAAGTCGCCGTCGGCGACGAGGTCATCGACGGGGCTATTTCATCGCGGTTGGCGGCGGCTCGCGCCGGCCTGCCGGACTGACCAACCAAGAACTTCGAGCAGTAGACAACCAAAGGCAGGAAGACGAAAGACCATGGCAGAGTTGACAATCTCCGCTGCTGATATTGAAGGTGCCATCGAGGACTACGTATCCTCGTTCTCCGCTGACACAGGGCGTGAAGAAGTCGGCACCGTCATTGACGCGGGCGACGGTATCGCACACGTCGAGGGCCTGCCCTCGGTCATGACCCAGGAACTGCTCGAGTTCCCCGGCGGCGTGCTGGGCGTGGCGCTGAACCTCGACGAGCACAGCGTCGGCGTCGTGATCCTCGGTGACTTCGAGAAGATCGAGCAGGGCCAGCAGGTCAAGCGGACCGGCGAGGTGCTCTCGGTGCCCGTCGGCGACGCCTTCCTGGGCCGCGTGGTCAACCCGCTCGGCGAGCCGATCGACGGTCAGGGCGACATCAAGGCCGACGGCCGGCGCGCGCTGGAACTGCAGGCGCCCTCGGTGGTGCAGCGGCAGGGCGTGTCCGAGCCGCTGCAGACCGGCATCAAGGCCATCGACTC
This DNA window, taken from Mycolicibacterium sp. MU0050, encodes the following:
- a CDS encoding F0F1 ATP synthase subunit B/delta — its product is MSTFIGNLVGFAIIVWALRKWVVPLIAKMMKAQQDAIRVALEESKSASEKLANADQDHAKALEEAKSDSARITEEARNDSVRIAEQLREQAAAEAERVRALGEQQVHLLQQQTIRELRQGLGAESVEKAGEIVRNHVADPAARSATVDRFLDELDAMSPSPAVFDAGASLNLRASSREALTEVVKKFEQTAEGLDVDALRKLADELASVAGVLLNESIVLKHLADPADDSEPRVRMADKLFGGKVGAPTLELVTTAVAQRWSVEGNLVDAIEHVARLALLVGADRAGEGEQVEDQLFRFGRVLDEEPRLSALLSDDTVPADRRVALLDKILGTAVGTANATTSALLTQTVELLRGDRADAAVADLAELAVARRGEIVAHVTAAAELSDAQRTRLTEVLGRIYSHPVAVQLNIDPALLGGLQVAVGDEVIDGAISSRLAAARAGLPD